The following are from one region of the Methanospirillum hungatei genome:
- the cas4 gene encoding CRISPR-associated protein Cas4 has product MTLKSRWIDDMINVSDINQFLYCPRRLFYLQFYQTQGINEFLVDGRKNHSKHGRRGGYIFELYVHSDRFGLHGKIDLIDCSDGMKPVERKRGDRFFENDVIQLCAYGLLLEEYLEKPVGVGIIYLFGTNRRHEIPLSDSLKDKTIQIIEDIRSMKPEVIPGFANNPNKCTKCSVKLYCLPYESHILEGGENESG; this is encoded by the coding sequence ATGACATTGAAATCCAGGTGGATTGACGACATGATCAATGTGTCTGACATCAACCAATTTTTATATTGCCCAAGGAGGCTTTTTTACCTACAATTTTACCAGACGCAGGGTATCAATGAATTTCTTGTTGACGGGAGGAAAAATCATTCAAAACACGGACGAAGGGGTGGATATATCTTTGAATTGTATGTTCATTCTGATCGGTTTGGATTACATGGAAAAATTGATCTTATTGATTGTTCAGACGGTATGAAGCCAGTTGAACGGAAAAGAGGAGATCGGTTTTTTGAGAATGATGTAATCCAATTATGTGCATATGGGTTGCTTTTAGAAGAATATCTTGAAAAGCCAGTAGGTGTTGGGATAATTTATTTATTTGGGACTAATCGCAGACATGAAATCCCTCTGAGTGATTCTTTAAAGGACAAAACTATCCAAATAATTGAAGATATACGGTCAATGAAACCAGAAGTGATTCCTGGGTTTGCAAATAATCCTAATAAATGCACTAAATGTAGTGTAAAACTCTACTGTTTACCGTATGAATCTCACATTCTGGAGGGAGGGGAAAATGAATCAGGATAA
- a CDS encoding condensation domain-containing protein — MNTCSNPDNIPGCIRKMTGCERVFFMSPACTVMMAARIRGKIDIDKFNQALSTVTRIHPLLDAKVIFDKQHEAWFSSDSVPGISLRIIPRISKDQWVDELKNEARIPFDIGKGPLIKYVLLQSEEESDFLVFCNHSICDGMALAGLIKEILCRYGKPEGKIQVIVPPVSQDLLKPRRNLKGMITNLFAFHANRKWRKNPYHFGPEEYSTLYEEYWKNRSPGIVMMEFDKDESVRLLEKCREHQVTVGSAVSSAFLGAYQEIIGEFSSRQQAIMVPFDIRRRSEPPIGDVFCFCVGSLRLPFSYQIKKTFWENTVILNKAIHLLLKNPDPSGLDMPPFDHSLLDAMAAFAPFSDLAPKAYSQTEIFRRFIQDSGNIAMTLNRNFQNMIPGFIPSNLGKIEIPESNDELNLERLVFLPSASEINPLVMGGIGTDDRMTFTLTYVDPPAKTGISPEPEMIRIRNRALEFLGFPEKVNEKVIGR; from the coding sequence ATGAATACTTGTTCAAATCCGGATAATATCCCAGGCTGTATACGTAAAATGACCGGTTGTGAACGGGTATTTTTTATGAGTCCTGCATGTACCGTCATGATGGCGGCCCGGATCCGGGGAAAAATCGACATAGATAAATTTAATCAGGCACTCTCAACGGTGACACGGATTCATCCACTTCTTGATGCAAAAGTTATTTTCGACAAGCAGCACGAAGCCTGGTTTTCTTCAGATTCTGTACCTGGAATTTCGCTCAGAATAATTCCCCGGATATCAAAGGATCAGTGGGTTGATGAACTGAAGAATGAAGCACGAATTCCCTTTGATATCGGGAAAGGACCGTTGATAAAGTACGTGCTGCTCCAATCAGAAGAAGAATCCGACTTTCTTGTATTCTGTAACCACAGTATTTGTGATGGGATGGCTCTTGCCGGCCTGATAAAAGAGATATTGTGTAGATATGGAAAACCTGAAGGAAAAATCCAGGTAATAGTACCTCCTGTCTCCCAGGATCTTCTGAAACCAAGACGGAACCTCAAAGGGATGATTACCAATCTTTTTGCATTTCATGCGAACCGGAAGTGGAGGAAAAATCCATATCATTTCGGTCCTGAAGAATATTCAACTCTATACGAAGAATACTGGAAAAACCGCAGCCCAGGTATTGTAATGATGGAATTTGACAAGGATGAATCTGTCAGGCTGCTGGAAAAATGCAGGGAACACCAGGTAACAGTCGGATCAGCAGTATCATCAGCCTTTTTGGGAGCATACCAGGAGATAATCGGTGAATTTTCTTCCCGGCAACAGGCGATCATGGTGCCATTTGATATAAGAAGACGATCCGAACCACCCATTGGTGATGTTTTCTGCTTTTGCGTTGGATCTCTCCGATTACCTTTTTCCTACCAAATAAAAAAAACATTCTGGGAAAACACCGTTATATTAAACAAAGCAATTCATCTGCTTCTTAAAAATCCAGACCCGTCAGGACTCGATATGCCTCCATTTGATCATTCTCTCCTTGATGCAATGGCCGCATTTGCTCCATTTTCTGACCTGGCCCCAAAAGCTTACTCCCAAACCGAAATATTTCGAAGGTTCATACAGGATTCAGGAAATATCGCAATGACATTAAACAGGAATTTTCAGAATATGATTCCGGGATTCATACCATCAAACCTCGGAAAAATAGAAATTCCAGAATCTAACGATGAACTCAACCTTGAACGTCTGGTATTTCTTCCTTCAGCCAGCGAGATTAATCCACTTGTGATGGGTGGAATCGGGACTGATGATCGGATGACGTTTACTCTTACGTATGTCGATCCACCGGCAAAAACAGGGATTTCTCCTGAACCAGAAATGATCCGAATCCGGAACCGTGCGCTAGAGTTCCTGGGATTTCCTGAAAAAGTAAATGAAAAAGTGATAGGAAGGTAA
- the cas2 gene encoding CRISPR-associated endonuclease Cas2: protein MVRLVITYDIRKDKIRNKLFRLLERYGAWKQYSVFELEITPVHRIELFHSITDLIEDSDRVRIYELCERCQGKITEFGEVSPDKMHVVI, encoded by the coding sequence ATGGTTCGGCTGGTGATTACCTATGACATTAGGAAGGATAAGATTAGAAACAAGTTGTTTCGTCTTTTAGAAAGGTATGGTGCATGGAAACAGTATAGTGTGTTTGAACTGGAGATTACTCCGGTACACAGGATTGAACTTTTTCATAGTATTACTGATCTCATTGAGGATTCTGACCGGGTTAGAATATATGAGTTATGTGAACGGTGCCAGGGAAAGATTACTGAGTTTGGAGAGGTTTCTCCAGATAAGATGCACGTAGTAATTTAA
- a CDS encoding DUF3795 domain-containing protein: protein MTPSIPLQQTARLIAPCGMNCALCLAFQRQKKRCPGCMEEDPNKPHSCQVCIIRNCPTIMNNSSHFCYECENMPCKRLKQLDKRYRMKYGMSMIENLNEIKEKGMDVFLTHQVETYTCKTCGGLMCVHRSRCLTCEP from the coding sequence ATGACTCCATCCATCCCTCTGCAGCAAACCGCCAGACTTATCGCTCCATGTGGCATGAATTGTGCTTTATGCCTCGCTTTTCAACGCCAAAAGAAGAGATGTCCCGGGTGCATGGAGGAAGACCCGAACAAACCACATTCTTGTCAGGTATGTATAATACGCAATTGTCCGACTATCATGAATAATTCATCTCATTTCTGTTATGAATGTGAAAATATGCCTTGTAAACGGCTTAAACAACTGGATAAGCGGTATCGGATGAAATATGGGATGAGTATGATCGAAAACCTAAACGAGATAAAAGAAAAAGGCATGGATGTTTTCCTTACCCATCAGGTCGAAACGTATACCTGCAAAACATGTGGAGGCTTAATGTGTGTTCATCGCTCCCGGTGCCTTACGTGTGAGCCATGA
- the cas1d gene encoding type I-D CRISPR-associated endonuclease Cas1d, whose amino-acid sequence MNQDNEIPMVNTSEPVRDPKPPEGLLEDDTIYITTPYGKVSLDGGRIRVKDSDGKDIASFPLEKVCTINIFGSASVSTPLLKHCSDKEVTINYFTVFGKYFGSFVPARNTISLVRRHQAKITSEESLVICREIIHAKLQNSCVFLSRKKVEVPYLLKELRDKSIHAVSVDSLRGVEGEAASLYFQLFSSSLPEEWRSDKRTRRPPKDELNALLSLTYTMVTSEVISALRQFNLDPFIGIMHVDRHGKPALALDLIEEFRPVFCDAFVARLINKRMITKDEFTQESHLNDVSFKKYLGFYHEFMEETLKHPRFKYPVSRKKIIQIQAILLRKAICGELNGYYPFLYTR is encoded by the coding sequence ATGAATCAGGATAATGAGATCCCAATGGTTAACACTTCTGAACCGGTCCGAGATCCAAAACCTCCTGAAGGGTTGTTGGAAGATGATACTATCTATATCACGACTCCATACGGAAAAGTATCTCTGGATGGAGGGAGAATTCGTGTTAAGGATTCTGATGGGAAGGATATTGCTTCATTTCCGTTAGAAAAAGTTTGTACAATAAATATCTTTGGTTCTGCAAGTGTATCCACTCCTCTTCTTAAGCATTGTTCTGACAAGGAAGTGACGATTAACTATTTTACTGTCTTTGGTAAGTATTTTGGGTCTTTCGTACCTGCTAGGAATACAATATCTCTCGTCAGAAGGCACCAGGCAAAAATTACTTCGGAAGAATCACTCGTAATCTGTCGTGAGATTATTCATGCAAAATTACAAAACTCCTGTGTTTTTCTTTCAAGAAAGAAGGTTGAAGTTCCATATTTACTGAAAGAATTGCGAGATAAATCAATACATGCAGTTTCGGTTGACTCTCTTCGCGGTGTGGAGGGTGAAGCAGCGAGTTTGTATTTTCAATTATTTTCATCCAGCCTTCCAGAAGAATGGAGGTCAGATAAAAGGACTAGAAGGCCACCAAAGGATGAACTGAATGCCCTTCTTTCTCTCACGTATACTATGGTCACATCGGAGGTAATTAGTGCCCTTCGTCAGTTCAACCTTGATCCTTTCATTGGTATCATGCATGTTGACCGACATGGAAAACCGGCTTTAGCTCTTGATCTAATTGAAGAGTTCAGACCGGTTTTTTGTGATGCATTTGTTGCTCGGCTCATAAATAAGCGAATGATTACGAAAGATGAATTTACCCAGGAATCACACCTGAATGACGTGTCTTTTAAAAAGTATCTGGGATTCTATCATGAATTTATGGAGGAGACCTTAAAGCATCCTCGTTTTAAGTATCCCGTTTCCAGAAAAAAGATAATTCAAATCCAAGCGATCCTGCTACGGAAAGCAATATGTGGAGAGCTGAATGGGTATTACCCGTTTCTCTATACAAGGTGA
- a CDS encoding TetR/AcrR family transcriptional regulator, protein MDLILPYSFFTLSGAYLIERMPKVVPEYKEEAKRRIIDAAMEVIAERGCDQLTFDYVAEKIGVTKGAVYWYFKTKDELITAVMKKFQSEFERINFDSFYNRPIDEMFLQIFNKFSLTDHRQRAVFFEMFAMAVRNLELRRSTRDYYASLITTFEDAVKKEQKQNPKRNQMDSHKVALLMVALYSGLQNFELVWMCQDEMKELWLDGIRLLFNPLDDEISDMKKKSDKKTNEKKT, encoded by the coding sequence ATGGATCTTATTCTTCCCTATAGTTTTTTCACTCTGTCAGGTGCATATCTTATAGAAAGAATGCCTAAAGTAGTCCCTGAATATAAAGAAGAAGCAAAAAGACGAATTATTGATGCTGCGATGGAAGTGATAGCAGAACGGGGATGCGATCAATTAACTTTTGACTACGTAGCAGAAAAGATCGGGGTTACCAAAGGGGCAGTTTACTGGTATTTCAAAACAAAGGATGAATTGATAACGGCCGTTATGAAAAAATTTCAAAGTGAATTTGAACGTATCAATTTTGATTCTTTTTATAATCGTCCGATTGACGAGATGTTCTTGCAAATATTTAATAAATTTTCTCTTACTGATCACCGGCAAAGAGCGGTATTTTTTGAAATGTTTGCAATGGCTGTACGGAATCTGGAACTTCGGCGTTCGACACGTGACTATTATGCCAGCCTGATTACTACCTTCGAGGATGCTGTTAAAAAAGAACAAAAACAGAACCCAAAACGTAATCAGATGGACTCCCATAAAGTGGCGCTTCTTATGGTGGCTCTTTATTCCGGGCTGCAGAATTTTGAACTGGTCTGGATGTGTCAGGATGAGATGAAAGAACTCTGGCTTGATGGAATTCGTCTTCTGTTTAATCCTCTGGATGATGAAATATCAGACATGAAAAAGAAATCAGATAAGAAAACCAATGAGAAAAAAACATAA
- a CDS encoding FxLYD domain-containing protein has protein sequence MRKLMHYIWVFILIVAVALCGCTDVPTGSKYEGKSLQEIRSVAITPGYDSVFKGIEQYQGKVVHITGQVVQAQSDDSRYILRVATIPTVFGMYTDGVYWVNYDGSQGRVRDPDLVDLYGEVIGLRTYETVLGSSMTIPELRSLHLSSRAKPTPTPTLNPDDYLVLKLESLEDEGDYVKHNVARGTVQNTATTTLAYGSVQVTFYSSENGPVIATSSDYVSNLGPGEVFEYKVVNYKDADRVSFARSKITNARFE, from the coding sequence ATGAGAAAATTAATGCATTATATTTGGGTTTTCATTCTCATTGTTGCAGTAGCACTGTGTGGATGTACTGATGTGCCGACTGGAAGTAAATATGAGGGTAAATCATTACAGGAGATTCGTTCTGTTGCAATCACTCCTGGATATGATTCAGTCTTTAAAGGTATTGAACAATATCAGGGAAAAGTCGTTCATATTACTGGTCAGGTGGTTCAGGCACAATCTGATGACAGCCGGTATATTCTTCGTGTCGCTACAATTCCCACTGTATTTGGGATGTATACTGATGGAGTATATTGGGTAAATTATGATGGTTCGCAGGGCCGGGTCAGAGATCCTGATCTGGTCGATTTGTATGGGGAAGTGATTGGACTTCGTACCTATGAAACAGTTCTGGGTAGTTCTATGACGATTCCTGAGCTTCGATCATTGCATCTTTCCTCAAGAGCCAAACCAACTCCGACTCCAACACTAAATCCAGATGATTATCTGGTTTTAAAACTTGAATCCCTTGAGGATGAAGGTGATTATGTGAAACATAATGTTGCACGAGGCACTGTTCAAAACACTGCAACCACTACTCTCGCCTATGGTTCGGTTCAGGTAACTTTTTATTCAAGTGAGAATGGCCCGGTTATCGCAACTTCTTCAGATTATGTCTCAAATCTTGGCCCGGGCGAGGTTTTTGAATATAAAGTGGTGAATTACAAGGATGCTGATCGGGTATCTTTTGCACGGTCGAAGATTACAAATGCGAGATTTGAGTGA
- a CDS encoding class I SAM-dependent methyltransferase — protein MAEGIAMHRVAESMLPENERIFYDPYAIHFVNPEILKYAAEHPKEAEKKLEEMEQMFPGLGNSIRARVRYFDDLVENCAVSGCTQFVFLGAGYDTRALRIKELQSEITIFEVDHQETQCYKKEKIIEFYGKLPENVRYVPVDLETQKLKDSLFSSGYCDYKKTLFVLEGLSMYLPPEIIYDIFSFISSSTRTGSKMIFDYYPESVINGTNPDEIAKNITSFTRMMGEPLKFGIPDNQEIDFLCQWKFANPRIITSEEYKKIYFNGKCGDRNVCNLLSFVEVTIH, from the coding sequence ATGGCAGAAGGAATTGCCATGCATCGCGTTGCTGAATCAATGCTACCGGAAAATGAGCGGATATTTTATGATCCCTATGCTATCCATTTCGTTAATCCAGAGATATTAAAGTATGCAGCTGAACATCCAAAGGAAGCTGAAAAAAAACTTGAAGAAATGGAACAGATGTTTCCCGGTCTTGGAAATTCCATTCGTGCCAGGGTGAGGTATTTTGATGATCTTGTAGAAAACTGTGCTGTCTCTGGATGTACTCAATTTGTCTTTCTTGGAGCGGGTTATGACACACGTGCATTGAGAATCAAAGAACTTCAATCAGAGATCACCATATTCGAAGTTGATCATCAGGAAACTCAATGTTATAAAAAGGAAAAAATAATCGAATTTTACGGTAAATTACCTGAAAATGTGAGATATGTCCCTGTTGATCTTGAGACACAAAAACTTAAGGATAGTTTGTTCTCTTCCGGATATTGCGATTATAAAAAGACCCTCTTTGTCCTTGAGGGGCTTTCCATGTACCTGCCTCCGGAAATAATCTATGATATCTTTTCATTTATCTCTTCCAGCACCAGGACAGGGAGCAAAATGATCTTCGATTATTACCCTGAGTCGGTAATTAATGGAACAAATCCTGATGAAATCGCGAAAAATATTACATCATTTACCCGTATGATGGGTGAACCTCTCAAATTCGGGATTCCCGACAATCAGGAGATAGATTTTCTCTGTCAATGGAAATTTGCGAATCCAAGAATCATCACCAGTGAAGAGTACAAAAAAATATACTTCAACGGGAAATGCGGGGACCGGAATGTCTGTAACCTTCTCTCTTTCGTCGAGGTGACAATTCATTGA
- the cas5d gene encoding type I-D CRISPR-associated protein Cas5/Csc1 has protein sequence MKNQSSVRAFEGVLEMMSELFFASLEPGNNYTTKPLILNTALYYALGYCSGKYVNVPVKKGSAKQNPTYVEDTSSLYSDLYVTPAKPVNKIRFASEITNARSDEYIQYNKYEKQMNSPTGKYGVRKQILSGGKFVFFVLSFDGSEPDLPAYIRLGKKRSKASVTWSEYPVAVKNGSFFMNHPVLVDDLTHIPSRDISFKRMQPFDVIERGGFEGEYFQIQKGGKGNKDDVQLPASIRFLQRIRS, from the coding sequence ATGAAAAATCAATCTTCAGTCAGAGCGTTTGAAGGCGTTCTTGAGATGATGAGCGAACTCTTCTTCGCCTCTCTTGAACCAGGGAACAATTATACAACCAAGCCATTGATACTGAATACAGCCCTCTATTACGCCCTCGGGTATTGCTCAGGCAAATATGTTAATGTTCCGGTAAAAAAGGGTTCTGCAAAACAGAATCCAACCTATGTTGAAGATACGTCATCATTGTATTCCGATTTATATGTCACTCCGGCAAAACCTGTGAATAAAATCAGGTTTGCTAGTGAGATCACAAACGCTAGAAGTGATGAGTATATTCAATATAACAAGTATGAAAAACAGATGAACTCTCCAACTGGAAAATACGGGGTTCGAAAACAGATCCTGTCAGGAGGGAAGTTTGTATTCTTTGTTCTCTCATTTGATGGAAGTGAACCGGATCTGCCTGCTTATATTCGACTGGGCAAGAAACGGAGTAAGGCCTCTGTTACCTGGTCTGAATATCCTGTTGCTGTAAAAAACGGGTCATTTTTTATGAATCATCCGGTGCTGGTCGATGATCTGACTCATATACCCTCCCGTGATATCTCGTTTAAGCGTATGCAACCGTTTGATGTCATAGAACGGGGAGGTTTTGAAGGTGAGTATTTCCAGATACAAAAAGGTGGGAAAGGGAATAAGGATGATGTTCAATTACCTGCATCCATCAGGTTTTTACAAAGGATTCGCTCATGA
- a CDS encoding TetR/AcrR family transcriptional regulator, protein MATADRRQREREQRRVEIIDVAEKLFYEKGFDNVSMDEIAEAVEISKGSLYLLFKNKDSLYFEIVSRVHREYHRQLMEKIDATATGGDQIRTMIKFLVEFTKNHRDYNTMSCTYGPVIYSRLDEAYDQILAQNAVEFNRWQHNAIRKGMDDGSIRKDLDPILLGIYISLISISVVSPHPIWEKGFQMAGIGYEQLVDNFLTFIEPSINHCGKNS, encoded by the coding sequence ATGGCAACTGCTGACCGAAGACAACGAGAAAGAGAGCAACGCCGTGTAGAAATCATTGATGTAGCAGAGAAACTCTTCTACGAAAAAGGTTTTGACAATGTTAGTATGGATGAGATCGCAGAAGCGGTTGAAATTTCAAAAGGTTCTCTCTACTTACTTTTCAAAAACAAAGATTCCCTATATTTTGAGATAGTCTCTCGGGTACACAGAGAGTATCATCGACAGTTAATGGAAAAAATCGATGCAACTGCAACGGGTGGAGACCAGATAAGGACGATGATTAAATTCCTGGTCGAATTTACGAAAAACCACCGTGATTATAATACCATGTCCTGCACATATGGTCCGGTTATTTACTCACGGCTGGATGAGGCATATGATCAGATTTTGGCTCAAAATGCTGTAGAATTTAACAGATGGCAACATAATGCAATTAGAAAAGGGATGGATGATGGATCCATCAGAAAAGATTTGGATCCAATACTATTAGGGATCTACATCTCGCTCATCAGCATTTCTGTGGTGTCACCTCATCCAATTTGGGAAAAAGGATTTCAAATGGCAGGAATTGGATATGAACAACTGGTTGATAATTTTCTTACATTCATTGAGCCTTCAATCAATCACTGTGGGAAAAATAGCTAA
- the cas7d gene encoding type I-D CRISPR-associated protein Cas7/Csc2, translated as MADKSIQSFCDSIKPYTLEKPERKPKQNYISILILRELQSAARFTTDGTEANSSIIRIGEEEVTVGKLFGRKQVASDRRIAKALQRDLIAEKMNTFYKKGDWSGCSMEVTKMCQKCPECALFGSAASEGEMSVTSRVMYDEAYTIRSINSVVEEFFQNAPGDDYAKKPTSGIREPDFFKEGTLFPCVVTLRDVTCEEVLFFLNITDRNTRYGATGTRFGKTRNHILGIFASNREGPSSLEISRGVALRLAGGDETKLPDSGELKNILGQDSLPLQDVKKYALDTYQQLDKTHRIAGIHLKESEVSALLETMKEDTIIKETLLAQIDKISEFLAVQ; from the coding sequence ATGGCAGATAAATCAATTCAGTCATTTTGTGATAGCATTAAACCATATACATTAGAAAAACCGGAGCGGAAACCGAAACAGAACTATATCAGCATCCTCATCCTTCGCGAACTGCAAAGTGCCGCACGATTTACTACCGATGGAACTGAAGCTAACTCATCTATCATTCGGATAGGTGAAGAAGAAGTTACGGTGGGAAAACTCTTTGGAAGAAAACAGGTAGCAAGTGACAGAAGAATAGCAAAGGCACTACAAAGAGATCTGATCGCTGAAAAGATGAATACATTCTATAAGAAAGGCGATTGGAGTGGATGCTCAATGGAAGTAACGAAGATGTGCCAGAAGTGCCCTGAATGTGCATTATTTGGTAGTGCTGCATCAGAAGGGGAGATGAGTGTAACTTCACGTGTCATGTATGATGAAGCGTATACAATTCGGTCGATAAATTCAGTAGTTGAAGAATTTTTCCAGAATGCTCCGGGAGATGACTATGCCAAAAAGCCGACATCCGGAATTCGTGAACCTGATTTTTTCAAAGAAGGGACATTATTTCCTTGTGTAGTAACATTACGGGATGTTACATGTGAAGAGGTCTTATTTTTTTTGAATATCACTGATAGAAATACCCGGTATGGTGCTACAGGAACCAGATTTGGGAAGACGAGAAACCATATTCTTGGAATTTTTGCCTCTAACCGTGAAGGTCCTTCAAGTCTGGAAATTTCCAGGGGGGTTGCTCTCAGGCTTGCCGGAGGAGATGAAACGAAACTGCCAGATTCAGGGGAACTCAAGAATATTCTGGGACAAGATAGTCTGCCTCTTCAGGATGTAAAAAAATATGCTCTGGATACATATCAGCAATTGGATAAAACTCATCGAATTGCCGGAATTCATTTGAAAGAATCTGAAGTGTCTGCTCTCCTTGAAACAATGAAAGAAGATACTATTATAAAAGAAACATTACTTGCCCAGATTGATAAAATATCTGAGTTCCTGGCGGTACAATAA
- the cas3 gene encoding type I-D CRISPR-associated helicase Cas3': protein MIIEGLSIPRYDAKPLRKSFLPYGHQVTTRAVIREKDQFFLFITAPTGAGKTESWVIPALTEDDAGVVFALYPTNALALDQYQTISSLRDKLAPQRQVEFLDADRLAMLRDEFPVRVSKGEVLTHILQKMSGQGGGIIVTNPDIFVLALKNVFIDPYVESAVRTSVKTVVFDEFHLYDLKQTDFLLFLFDDLISSDLCSIRKFIFLSATPSRGMIDKIQNVIGGELVIADEFCNEKEVDQRLILPQVEMFFVKARKFSSGEVFISRFSEFEPLLAGVRTAIIFDSAIEVAVVSEFLRVNTHYRVCEQSGFRKDSMDEPFDVLVGNKAVEVGIDFRGSYSIQQLIFSAFSVSEFLQRFGRLRNPDPEILYRAVCFAPESVCSYFSKFLQISRNQLKEGLERTMRDSRVYSSFRWRWGFLEAWDYTCHRACGQSATKIIQSREEKTFLSKTGGMSTDKREKYLVESANRILRHYFSDIGIEEGLVSLFRTPLDKAKSQVLDVMAELAPLRGNSFSVVIFYEPSQKIRAYDLFFLLRWTDIAFFKRDEFAKKVPEEYRDQIKNHQTGTLGYAYVRGMRSRPRSVRLEGRIIDQVRLPEEKRFPCRERGLFPVVKDDENGSILGLSLIEKELMKRGIFCRYLDLSAYQSRKYYELGDYAFLLPYKDGSLAIGQDAFIADCAVAESLSFEKTLPSLL from the coding sequence ATGATAATTGAAGGATTATCTATTCCCCGGTATGATGCAAAACCACTTCGGAAATCGTTTCTTCCCTACGGTCATCAGGTTACAACACGAGCGGTGATAAGGGAGAAGGATCAGTTCTTTCTCTTTATTACCGCTCCAACTGGTGCAGGAAAGACAGAATCATGGGTTATTCCGGCACTCACCGAAGATGATGCTGGTGTAGTATTTGCCTTGTATCCGACTAACGCTCTTGCTTTGGATCAGTACCAGACGATTTCATCATTAAGGGATAAACTGGCTCCTCAACGTCAGGTTGAATTTCTTGATGCTGATCGTTTGGCAATGCTTCGAGATGAGTTTCCGGTCAGAGTATCAAAAGGTGAGGTGTTAACTCACATTCTCCAAAAAATGTCTGGCCAGGGTGGGGGGATAATTGTAACGAACCCGGATATTTTTGTTCTTGCTCTAAAGAATGTGTTTATTGATCCGTATGTTGAAAGTGCAGTCAGAACCAGTGTTAAAACGGTTGTATTTGACGAATTTCATCTCTATGATCTGAAACAGACTGATTTTCTGCTCTTCCTGTTTGATGATCTCATCTCTTCAGATCTCTGTTCTATTCGTAAGTTCATCTTTCTCTCTGCAACTCCCTCACGAGGGATGATTGATAAGATTCAGAACGTGATTGGCGGTGAACTTGTCATTGCAGATGAATTCTGCAATGAAAAAGAAGTAGATCAAAGACTTATTCTTCCTCAGGTTGAGATGTTTTTTGTCAAGGCACGGAAGTTTTCATCTGGGGAGGTTTTTATCTCTCGTTTTTCCGAATTCGAACCTTTACTGGCAGGTGTTCGTACTGCAATAATCTTTGACAGTGCTATAGAGGTTGCTGTTGTAAGTGAGTTTTTACGTGTCAATACTCACTATCGTGTCTGTGAACAGAGTGGATTTCGAAAGGATTCAATGGATGAACCGTTTGACGTTCTTGTAGGCAATAAAGCGGTAGAAGTAGGGATAGATTTCAGAGGAAGTTATTCAATTCAGCAACTAATATTCTCTGCTTTTTCTGTAAGTGAATTTCTACAGCGTTTTGGGAGACTTAGAAATCCTGATCCAGAGATATTGTATCGTGCTGTGTGTTTTGCACCGGAATCGGTCTGTTCTTATTTTTCAAAATTCCTTCAAATCTCACGGAATCAGCTTAAGGAGGGATTGGAACGAACGATGCGGGATTCCAGAGTATATTCGAGTTTCCGATGGAGATGGGGATTTTTAGAGGCATGGGATTATACTTGTCATCGGGCATGTGGTCAATCAGCTACCAAAATCATTCAATCCCGAGAGGAGAAGACGTTCCTTTCGAAAACTGGTGGGATGTCAACTGATAAGCGTGAAAAATATCTGGTCGAGTCTGCAAACCGAATTCTTCGGCATTATTTTTCTGATATCGGGATTGAAGAGGGCTTAGTATCTCTGTTTCGTACACCTTTGGACAAAGCGAAATCACAGGTTCTTGATGTAATGGCAGAACTTGCTCCACTTCGAGGAAATAGTTTTTCTGTAGTTATTTTCTACGAACCTTCTCAAAAAATTCGGGCATATGATCTCTTCTTTTTACTTCGGTGGACTGATATTGCATTTTTCAAACGTGACGAGTTTGCAAAAAAAGTACCTGAAGAGTATCGGGATCAAATAAAAAATCATCAGACTGGAACCCTTGGGTATGCTTATGTTCGTGGTATGCGTTCTAGACCTCGTTCAGTACGACTTGAAGGAAGGATTATTGATCAAGTACGCCTTCCTGAAGAAAAACGGTTTCCCTGTAGAGAAAGGGGTCTGTTTCCGGTTGTAAAGGATGATGAAAATGGTTCTATTCTCGGTCTTTCTCTGATTGAGAAAGAACTCATGAAAAGAGGTATTTTCTGCCGGTATCTTGATCTCTCTGCCTACCAGTCAAGAAAATATTATGAGTTGGGTGATTACGCCTTTTTACTACCATATAAAGATGGAAGCCTGGCTATTGGACAGGATGCATTCATCGCCGATTGTGCGGTTGCTGAAAGCCTCTCCTTTGAGAAAACCCTTCCTTCTCTCTTGTAA